Within the Pseudomonas chlororaphis subsp. aurantiaca genome, the region AGGAACGAGCCGCCCACAGGGAAACCGGCATATTCCTGAGCTTCAGGAATGCCCGACTTCTGCAGCAGGTGCAGGGCACCGCCGCCCGCGCCGATGAACACGAACTTGGCGTCGGTCTGGGTTTCAGTACCGTCCTTCAGGTTCTTGTACACCACGCGCCAGGAGCCATCTTCGTTACGCTTGATATCTTCCACTTCGCTCGACAGCTTGAGCGAGAAGTTCGGCTGGGCTTTCAGGTGGCCGACGAACTGGCGGGTGATCTCGCCGAAGTTCACGTCGGTGCCGAGCGGCGACCAGGTGGCGGCGATCTTCTGCTTCGGATCGCGCCCTTCCATCATCAGCGGGACCCACTTCTTGATCTGCTCCGGGTCTTCGGAGTACTGCATGCCGGCGAACAACGGGCTCGCCTGAAGCGCCTCGTAGCGTTTCTTCAGGAACTTGATGTTGTCATCGCCCCACACGAAGCTCATGTGCGGAGTGGAGTTGATGAACGAACGCGGGTCCTTCAGGACATTGTTCTTGACTTGCCACGACCAGAACTGGCGGGAAATCTGGAACGCTTCGTTGATCTCGATGGCCTTGGCGATCTCGACCTTGCCGTCCTTGTTTTCCGGGGTGTAGTTCAGTTCCGCCAGGGCAGAGTGACCGGTACCGGCGTTGTTCCAGCCGTTCGAGCTTTCTTCGGCAACGCCGTCGAGACGCTCGACCATTTCCATCGACCAGCCCGGCTCCAGCTCATTGAGCCAGACACCCAGGGTCGAACTCATGATGCCGCCACCGATGAGCAGCACATCCACTTTCTTGGTCTCGGCGGCGTACGCGGAGCTGAGCCCCATCGTCATCGCCAAGCCCAGCAGGGCCGTGTTCACTTTTTTCAACATACAGTAGTTCCTACGATAGAACGCCATCCGCCCCCCATTCTCGATCATCAGTCGCCCCGGCACCGCCATGGGTTCCCGCACTCAGAAGAACTGAAGGGTGGGCACACAAGGCCGACATGACACTATCGACCTCAGTTTATATGTCGCTCCTGCGCTGACTTCTTATTCGCTATTGGCTTCAGCTACTTGAGTGACACTATTTTGTTGGGACGCCTTCGGACAGCATCGATCGACGGTCCGAAACGCCCGCTAAAACCACATTCCCACAGAGAGACTAGTCGGGTGTAACCCAAGGAGTGAGTCAACAACACCCGGTATCACGATCGGCCTGCTGCCGATGCCCTCGATCACCGCCTGACAGCGGCAAGGCCATGGGTATCGCAACAGGGATCGCCCCCAACCCTGGCAGCCCTCCTGCTGAAAACGGACATAATGGCCATCATGGGTGGTGGCTAACGCGCCATTGTCTACTGGACGGATAAAGCCGTCAAAAAAACTGTCAGATTTATCCTGTTTTTATGCAGAAAAGCACCTTGATGATTCAAGAACTTGCCTGGATTCGAGCAGAGTGAGCCCTCCGGACAAGACCCCGCGAATACCAGGCACAAAAAAGCCCTGAACGGTCAGGGCTTTCTTGTGGGTGGGATCCGGCGGTTCCACGGCAGCGGGCTGTCACTTCGACAGGCCCTTCACGCAGGGCATGAAGCGGCCTTACAGGCAATCGTGCACGGCCTTTTTCAGCACCGCGGACTTGGCCCAGGGTGTTCCCTGGTAGAGCGAGACCAGGCTGCCGTTCTTCGACTTCACCACTTCCACGACCTCATCCGATGCCAGGCTGCCAGGAGCGGTGATTCGATAGCCGTTGGAGATATCGGCCTGGGTGCTCCTGGGCGTCTCACGCTGCCAGGCCGGCAGAACACACTGCGCATAGTCTTTTGGCGTTTTGCCAGTCAGCTCACTGACATTCGGTTTGCCCGGTGCCAAAGCCGTGGGTAACGAACACCCGGCCAACAGTCCCATCAGCGACGCCCCTAGCCAAACTCGCATATGTCTTCCTCATCCCTAAAAAATCGAGAAATGTATCATTTGCCCGCACCGACCGTTAGCAACACCTGCCTCTTTCGCCGAACGCTCCCCTGCCCGGCGATCATCACCTGACAGCTGTCAAAAAACCGTTAACCCCATCACGTCCCCGAACAGGCAAATGGTTCACCCGCTTTGATGCCGACCCAAACGTACTCGGATTCCCCCTGGGGACCCTGGACAGCGATCCTCGGGTCAGCGCGAGCCGCCATGTCTTTGTCGGGAGCAAGGCGCCCTGGTTCACCATCACCGATGACCTGGCGCAACATGACACCTATTGAAGGCATTTGAGGAACGAACCGCGACTGTTCATAGAGTTCGGATGAGTGGTGCACGCCAACACGTCCTTTTGGGAATATCTTGAATCGCCAACACCCAAATACAGCCCAAAGGACGCGGCGATGAACAGCATCAAGACTTTCGAAATCCGCTACTGTTTCGCAGGTTCACAAAGGACCTTCACTTACCAGGGCGCGCGATTGAGCGACAGCGATACCTGGTATCTGGCCTTTCTGCATTCCGGGTGCCTGATTACCCACGACACCCCCTGCGGCGGGACCTACCGCACGATGCAGACATTCGCCGAGCGCAGTGGCGTCACGCTGGCGAACTGGAGAGAGCTGTCTGAAAAGAACTAGCCCTGCCTCCCCGCAACCGTTCAGACGTCACCTGCTACATTCGCGCAAGGAAGCGCGCTAACCTGCCCAATGCTCAACGTGCACAACCACTAGAAACCGCCGGCAAATGCCCGACGCCCTGCCCTGATTTCAGTCCGCAACTCACCGACAAAATTGGCCGCCGCGCGGACACTGGTGAGATGCTCGGTCGATACCCCGGTAATGAACAGATCGATCCGTCCGCTTTGCGGCTCGAAAACCTTGATCGCCAGGGAGCCGTCGGGGTTGACGGTGCAGGTGCAGGAAAGCGGCAGGAAACCGGACTCCAGGATCTGGCAAAGCTCATCCATCGAGAGCATGAGAAATTCCTCCTTCGCGGCGCCACTTGGAGAGAGTGCCCGTTGAGAATAGGTCACAAGAACGGGGCTCATACCAAGGCATTCACTGGAAAGTGTTATCCAGCGCGCATTTTTGCCTGGCCAATCCGCTCAGTGGCATGGTGCGCACAGGGCTCCGACCGTCCGTCGCGGCAACTCCGCCCGGGAGCATTTTGACGCTGGACCGGCCAGGCGTTATGGTCGCTGGGCTTTCGCACAGCCCCAACCCGAAACGACTTCCTCCAACCCCATCCAGGATCGCCGATGGCCGCCCCCGAATACCCGCATGAAGTGGCCCTGCAGAAGTTTCTCGCGGCGCGCCCGGAGCTTCGTGAAGCACTGGATCACCTCAACCCCCTGGCTGCCCAGGCCAGGGGCGAAACCCAGGAGCAATACCGCACGGAGCGACTTCACGAAGCCTTCGAGGCCGAGGCGGAACGTCAGGGCCTGTTTGCCTGGGAACTGAGCCTGCAACTGACCGCACAGAGCGCGGAGGAATTTGCCGCGCGGCGGCTCGAAGTGCACCGGGAAGTGGCGGAGATGGCCGGCATGCCCTGGAGCGAGTATTGCGAGCTACATGGCCTGCCACGCGATTGAGCGCCGCTCGGGCCTTCGATAAAGGATCACTGTCACCATGAGTCAACGCTGATGCTGCCCTCTTCCACCAGCCTTCGTAGTAACCCGGAGCTGCTGCGGCGCCAGAAATGGCGCGGCCGCATAGGCCTGTGCCTGGTCGCCAGCCTATCGGTCCTGGCCGGCATGACCGACGCCATCGGCTTCATGGCCACCGGCGATTTCGTCTCCTTCATGAGCGGCAACACCACGCGCCTGGCCGTCGCCATCAGCGATGCCGACCTGGCCCTGACCCTACATCTGATGCTGCTGGTCGCCACCTTCATCGCCGGCAACGCCCTGGGCATAGTCGTCAGCCGCTTTGGCGGACGCCGCGCCCTGCCACTGCTGCTGTGCATTGCCACGCTGCTGTGCGCGGCAGCCGCCTGGCCGTTTGAACAACGGCTACCGGCCGTGCTGGCCGCGATCATCTCCATGGGCATGCTCAACGCCGCCGTCGAGGAAGTGAACGGGCTTCCCGTGGGCCTGACCTATGTCACCGGCGCCCTGTCGCGCTTTGGCCGCGGCCTGGGCCGCTGGATGCTCGGCGAGCGGCGCAATGGCTGGCGCGTGCAGCTGGTGCCCTGGAGCGGCATGTTCGCCGGGGCCGTGCTGGGCGCCGTTCTGGAGCAGCATCTCGGCCTCGCGGCCCTGTTCGTCAGTGGCCTGCTGTCGGCGCTGCTGGGGCTGCTGTCGCTGAAGATCCCCCATCGCTGGCAACTGGGCTATATGCCGCGCTAAAGCCACTTCGCCGGGCCTGGCATAAAGCTTTATCATGGCCCCAGGTTTGCAGACAGAGTTCTTCATGAAGTTCGCCATTGCCCTTTTTTCCGCCGCTCACGCGCCCTCCTCGCGCCGCGCCCTGGCATTCGCCCAGGCAGCGCTGGACGGTGGCCACGAGATCGTGCGGCTGTTTTTCTATCAGGATGGCGTGCACAGCGCATCGGACAACATTGTCACCCCGCAGGACGAGCTGGACCTGCCCGCGCAATGGCGGACCTTCGTCAGCGAGCACCAGCTCGATGGCGTGGTGTGCATTGCCGCGGCCCTGCGCCGCGGGGTGCTGAACCAGGAGGAGGCCGCGCGCTACCGGCGCCCGGCCGTCAACCTGAGCGCGCCCTGGGAGCTTTCCGGGCTCGGCCAGTTGCACGACGCCGTACAGGCGGCCGATCGCCTGATCTGTTTCGGAGGGCCATGAAATGGCGCAATCCCTGTTGATTATCAGCCGCCAGGCGCCCTGGTCCGGCCCCGGCGCACGCGAGGCACTGGATATCGTGCTGGCCGGCGGCGCCTTCGACTTGCCGATCGGCCTGCTGTTTCTCGACGACGGCGTGTTTCAGCTGGCCCCCGGGCAAAAAGCCGCCGCCGTGCAGCAAAAGGACCTCAGCGCCAATCTGCAGGCCCTGTCGTTGTTCGGTGTGGAGCAGTTGTTCGCCTGTGGCGCCAGCGTGGCGGAACGTGGCCTCGACCCGGCCGCGCTGAACCTGGACGAGGTGCAGGTCCTGGCCCCGGCCGAACTCGGCGCGCTTATTGACCGTTTTGACCAGGTGATCACCCTCTGATGTCGACCTTGCACGTGCTGTCCCACTCGCCCTTCACCGATTCCCGGCTGACCAGTTGCCTGCGCCTGCTCGGCCCGCAGGATGCCCTTCTCCTGTGTGGCGACGCGGTGTACGCCCTGCAGCCTGGCAGCGCGCCGCTGGCGGCCCTGCAGGCACGCGGGGAGGCGCTGGCGCTCTACGTCCTGGCCGAAGACCACCAAGCCCGAGGCCTGGAAGTTCCGGCCTGGGCCACCAGTGTCGATTACCCGGCGTTCGTCGCGCTGTCGATCCACTACGACAAGGTCAACAGCTGGTTATGAATGCACTGACTGTCGGCGAACGCGCCATCGCCCTGGACAAGGATGGCTACCTGGTGGAACTGGGCGACTGGTCCAGCGAGGTGGCCGATGCCCTGGCCGCGGCGGAACAGATCGAACTGACGCCCGAGCACTGGGAAATCCTCGAGCTGCTGCGCGGCTTCTATCAAGAGTTCCAGCTGTCGCCCGCGACCCGCCCGCTGATCAAATACACCGCTTTGAAGCTGGGCCCGGACAAGGGCAACAGCCTGCACCTGAACCGACTGTTCAAAGGCACTCCCGCCAAACTTGCCGCCAAGCTGGCGGGCCTGCCCAAGCCGACCAATTGCCTATGACCGATTTCGCCCCGCTGACCACCGAAACGCCCGCCGAGCACCCTTTCGCGCAGTTCGTGCGCATTCTCGGCAAAGGCAAACGCGGCGCCCGCAGCCTCACCCGTGAAGAAGCCCGCGAAGCCATGGGCATGCTGCTCGACGACAAGGTCGAGGACACCCAGCTCGGCGCCTTCCTGATGCTGTTGCGGCACAAGGAAGAAAGCCCCGAGGAACTGGCCGGCTTTACCGAAGCCCTGCGCGAGCGACTGCAGGCGCCACCGATCAAGGTCGACCTGGACTGGCCCAGCTACGCCGGCAAAAAGCGCCACCTGCCCTGGTTCCTGCTGGCCGCCAAGTGCCTGGCGCAAAACGGTGTGCGCATCCTGCTGCACGGCGGTGGCGCCCACACCGCTGGCCGGCTGTACACCGAGCAATTGCTGGAACAACTGCACATCCCGCTGTGCCGCGACTGGCAGGCGGTAGGCAAGGCGCTGGACCTGGGCAACCTGGCCTTTATCCCCCTGGGCGACTGGGCGCCCCAGCTGCAGCGCATGATCGACCTGCGCAACACCCTGGGCCTGCGCTCGCCGATCCACTCCCTGGCGCGCATCCTCAACCCGTTGGGCGCGCGCTGCGGCCTGCAAAGCATCTTCCACCCCGGCTATCAGGCTGTGCACCGTGATGCCAGCGGCCTGCTGGGGGACAACGTCATTGTGATCAAGGGCGACGGCGGCGAAATCGAGATCAACCCGGACAGCGCCAGCCATCTGTACGGCAGCACCGGCGGCGTCAGCTGGGATGAGGAATGGCCGGCGCTGTCCGAACAGCGTCATGTCAAACCGGCCGCCCTCGACCCCGAGCACCTGAAAGCCGTCTGGCGCGGCGAAGTGCAGGACAGCTACCCGCAACTGGCGCTGATCGCCACCATGGCCCTGGCCCTGCGCGGGCTCGGCATGCCCCGGGAACAGGCGTTCGAGCAGGCTCAACAATACTGGGACGCTCGCAACAGATCGATTTAACCGATCATAACCGCCCGACTTTTGCGTAATTCGTTCGAACTCCTCGGATTAGACTGCACTCCAATGCACACTGACCGAGGAGTTTTTTTATGGGCCTGCTGATTGAAGGACGCTGGCACGACCAGTGGTACGAAAGCAGCAAAGACGGCGCCTTCCAGCGCGAACAGGCGCAACGCCGCAACTGGGTGACCGCCGACGGCAAACCCGGCCCTAGCGGCGAAGGCGGCTTTCGCGCGGAAGCCGGCCGTTATCATCTGTATGTCTCCCTGGCCTGCCCCTGGGCGCACCGCACCCTGATCCTGCGCAAGCTCAAGGGCCTGGAAAGCCTGGTCGACGTGTCTGTGGTCAGCTGGCTGATGCTGGAACAGGGCTGGACTTTCGACCGGGCCCAGGGCTCCAGCGGTGACAAGCTGGATCACCTGGATTTCCTCCACCAGCGCTACACCGCCGATACCCGCGACTACACCGGCCGCGTCACCGTGCCCGTGCTCTGGGACACCCAGCAGAAACGTATCGTCAGCAACGAATCGGCGGAAATCATCCGCATGTTCAACAGCGCCTTCGATGACCTGAGCGGCAACGGCCTGGACTTCTACCCGGAACCGCTACGCCGCGAAATCGACGAGCTGAACGCGCGCATCTATCCCACGGTGAACAACGGCGTATATCGCGCCGGCTTCGCCACTTCGCAGCAAGCCTACGAAGCGGCCTTCGACGATCTGTTCGCCGAACTCGACTGGCTGGAACAGTGCCTGGGCGGCCAACGCTACCTGGCCGGCGAATACCTGACGGAAGCGGACATCCGCCTGTTCACCACGCTGATTCGCTTCGACGCGGTGTATTACGGTCACTTCAAGTGCAACCTGCGGCGGATCGCCGACTATCCGAACCTGTCGAACTGGCTGCGAGAGCTGTATCAGTGGCCGGGGATCGCCGAAACCGTGGATTTCACCCATATCAAGGGGCACTACTACGCCAGCCACCGCACCATCAACCCGACCGGCATCGTGCCGAAAGGGCCGGCGCAGGACTTCGATGCGACGCATGATCGCGAGCGTTTGGGCGGGCGGGGGGTTTGGCGGAAGAATTGAGGTAGGGGGTCAGTCGCTATCGCGGGCAAGGCTCACTCCTACAGAAGAAGCGTCTTCTGTAGGAGCGGCCGGTCGACGCTCGATTGCCCGCGATGCTGTTCAGACCTGCGACTGCGCGCCTTCGAACCAGGCGAGCTTCTCGCGAAGCTGCACCACTTCGCCGACGATCACCAGGGTTGGCGCATGCACTTCATGCTCCGCCACCAGCTTCGGCAGGTCCGCCAGGGTGCCGGTGAACACCCGCTGGTTGGAGGTCGTGCCCTGCTGGATCAAGGCGGCCGGCGTATCCGCCGAACGGCCATGCTGGATCAGTTGTTCGCAGATCACCGGCAAGCCCACCAGGCCCATGTAGAACACCAGGGTCTGTGCAGGCGCGACCAGGTCGGCCCAAGGCAGATCGGTGGTACCGTCCTTCAGATGCCCGGTGACGAAACGCACGGACTGCGCATAGTCACGGTGGGTCAGCGGAATCCCGGCATAGGCCGCGCAGCCGCTGGCCGCGGTAATCCCCGGCACCACCTGGAACGGAATGCCCTGGGCCGCCAGCTCTTCGATCTCTTCGCCGCCACGGCCGAAGATAAACGGATCGCCCCCCTTCAGACGCAGCACGCGCTTGCCCTGCTTGGCCAGGTCCACCAGTTGCTGGTTGATCTGCTCCTGGGGCAAGGCATGATCGGCGCGGCGCTTGCCGACATACACCCGCTCGGCATCGCGCCGGCACAGCTCGAGAATCGCCGGTGCCACCAGGCGATCGTAGAGCACCACATCGGCTTGCTGCATCAGGCGCAAGGCGCGGAAGGTCAGCAGGTCCGGATCGCCCGGCCCCGCCCCCACCAGATACACCTCGCCCGGCGCATGAGGCGCTTCGCCGGCGATCTTGGCCTGTAGCAAGCGCTCGGCCTCTTCGCCCTGCCCAGCCAACTGCCGGTCGGCGATCGGTCCCTGGAACACGTCTTCCCAGAAGGCACGACGCTGTTGCACGTCCGGAAACAGGCCTTTGACCTGATTGCGAAAACGCGCGGCCAGGCCGGCCAGCTGACCGTAAGTCGAGGGAATCCAGGTTTCCAGCTTGGCCCGGATCAGGCGCGCCAGCACCGGCGCATCGCCGCCGCTGGAGACGGCAATGACCAGCGGCGAACGGTCGACGATCGCCGGGAAGATCACGCTGCACAGGGCCGGCGCGTCCGCCACATTGACCGGCACGCAGCGCCGATGAGCGTCGGCGGAGACCTGGGCGTTGAGCGGTTCGTCGTCGGTGGCGGCGATGATCAGCACGCAGCCGTCCAGGTCCGCCTCGACATAACCGCGCAACCGGCATTCGCCGCCGCTGGCCGTGACCAGCTCACGCAATTGGGGTTCCACTTCAGGCGCAACTACCCGCAGCAGCGCACCGGCGTCGGCCAGCAGGCGGGATTTGCGCAAGGCAATCTCCCCGCCGCCGACCACCAACACACGACTGCCGCGCAGGTTATGAAACAGCGGCAGAAATTCCATTTAGCCGATGACCTCGAGGCCGCCCATGTAAGGCTTGAGCACCTCAGGCACGCGGATCGAACCGTCGGCCTGCTGGTAGTTCTCCAGCACCGCCACCAGGGTACGACCGACCGCCAGGCCGGAACCGTTCAGGGTGTGCACCAGTTCCGGCTTGCCGGTTTCCGGATTGCGGAAGCGCGCCTGCATGCGACGGGCCTGGAAGTCGCCACAGTTGGAGCACGACGAAATCTCGCGGTACTTGTCCTGGCTCGGGATCCACACTTCCAGATCGTAGGTCTTGACCGCGCTGAAGCCCATGTCGCCGGTGCACAGCGCCAGGGTGCGGTAAGGCAGCTCCAGCAGTTGCAGGACTTTCTCGGCGTTGGCGGTCAGGCCTTCCAGGGCTTCCATGGAGGTCGATGGCTCGACGATCTGGACCATCTCGACCTTGTCGAACTGGTGCTGGCGGATCATGCCGCGGGTGTCGCGGCCCGACGAACCGGCTTCGCTGCGGAAGCATGGGGTGTGGGCGACGAACTTGATCGGCAGTTGTTTCGAATCGAGGATCTCGCCGGCCACGATATTGGTCAGCGACACTTCGGCGGTCGGGATCAGGTACAGATCGGCTTCGTTTTCACGGCTGATCTTGAACAGGTCTTCTTCGAACTTCGGCAACTGGCCGGTCCCCACCAACGCCGGTGCCTGCACCAGGTAAGGGGTGTAGGCCTCTTCGTAGCCGTGCTCGCTGGTGTGCAGGTTGATCATGAACTGCGCCAGGGCGCGGTGCAGACGGGCGATCGGCCCGCGCAGCAGGGCAAAACGCGCGCCCGACAGCTTGGCCGCAGTCTCGAAGTCCAGCCAGCCATGCTTTTCGCCCAGGGCGACGTGATCCAGGATCGGGAAGTCGAACGCCGTCGGCGTGCCCCAGCGGCGTACTTCGACGTTACCGTCTTCGTCGTCGCCAACCGGTACCGATTCGTGAGGCAGGTTCGGGATGCCCTGCAGGATCGCATCCAGCTCGGTTTGAATGGCGTCCAGCTCGACCTTGCCGGCCGCCAACTCGCCCGCCATGCGCTCGACATCAGCCATCAACGGCGCGATGTCTTCGCCGCGCTGCTTGGCCTGACCGATGGACTTGGAGCGCGCGTTACGTTCGGCCTGCAGTTGCTCGGTGCGGGTCTGGACGGTCTTGCGCTGTTCTTCCAGCGCTTCGATACGTGCTACATCCAGGGCAAAGCCA harbors:
- the mqo gene encoding malate dehydrogenase (quinone), with amino-acid sequence MLKKVNTALLGLAMTMGLSSAYAAETKKVDVLLIGGGIMSSTLGVWLNELEPGWSMEMVERLDGVAEESSNGWNNAGTGHSALAELNYTPENKDGKVEIAKAIEINEAFQISRQFWSWQVKNNVLKDPRSFINSTPHMSFVWGDDNIKFLKKRYEALQASPLFAGMQYSEDPEQIKKWVPLMMEGRDPKQKIAATWSPLGTDVNFGEITRQFVGHLKAQPNFSLKLSSEVEDIKRNEDGSWRVVYKNLKDGTETQTDAKFVFIGAGGGALHLLQKSGIPEAQEYAGFPVGGSFLVTENPAIAEQHLAKAYGKASVGAPPMSVPHLDTRVLDGKRVILFGPFATFSTKFLKEGSYLDLLTTTTTHNIWPMTKVGIKEYPLVEYLAGQLMLSDEDRLNALKEYFPNAKAEDWRLWQAGQRVQIIKRDEQLGGVLKLGTEIVSAKDGSIAGLLGASPGASTAAPIMLSVLEKVFKDKVATPAWQAKLHQIVPSYGTQLNGSPERVAQEWAYTSEVLQLTPPPAIGQTAAPQQPAGDKPKAQESNPSADMAL
- a CDS encoding DUF6555 family protein, which gives rise to MNSIKTFEIRYCFAGSQRTFTYQGARLSDSDTWYLAFLHSGCLITHDTPCGGTYRTMQTFAERSGVTLANWRELSEKN
- a CDS encoding DUF1652 domain-containing protein — translated: MLSMDELCQILESGFLPLSCTCTVNPDGSLAIKVFEPQSGRIDLFITGVSTEHLTSVRAAANFVGELRTEIRAGRRAFAGGF
- a CDS encoding DUF6388 family protein, with protein sequence MAAPEYPHEVALQKFLAARPELREALDHLNPLAAQARGETQEQYRTERLHEAFEAEAERQGLFAWELSLQLTAQSAEEFAARRLEVHREVAEMAGMPWSEYCELHGLPRD
- a CDS encoding YoaK family protein; this translates as MLPSSTSLRSNPELLRRQKWRGRIGLCLVASLSVLAGMTDAIGFMATGDFVSFMSGNTTRLAVAISDADLALTLHLMLLVATFIAGNALGIVVSRFGGRRALPLLLCIATLLCAAAAWPFEQRLPAVLAAIISMGMLNAAVEEVNGLPVGLTYVTGALSRFGRGLGRWMLGERRNGWRVQLVPWSGMFAGAVLGAVLEQHLGLAALFVSGLLSALLGLLSLKIPHRWQLGYMPR
- the tusD gene encoding sulfurtransferase complex subunit TusD — its product is MKFAIALFSAAHAPSSRRALAFAQAALDGGHEIVRLFFYQDGVHSASDNIVTPQDELDLPAQWRTFVSEHQLDGVVCIAAALRRGVLNQEEAARYRRPAVNLSAPWELSGLGQLHDAVQAADRLICFGGP
- the tusC gene encoding sulfurtransferase complex subunit TusC; the protein is MAQSLLIISRQAPWSGPGAREALDIVLAGGAFDLPIGLLFLDDGVFQLAPGQKAAAVQQKDLSANLQALSLFGVEQLFACGASVAERGLDPAALNLDEVQVLAPAELGALIDRFDQVITL
- the tusB gene encoding sulfurtransferase complex subunit TusB, with amino-acid sequence MSTLHVLSHSPFTDSRLTSCLRLLGPQDALLLCGDAVYALQPGSAPLAALQARGEALALYVLAEDHQARGLEVPAWATSVDYPAFVALSIHYDKVNSWL
- a CDS encoding TusE/DsrC/DsvC family sulfur relay protein, yielding MNALTVGERAIALDKDGYLVELGDWSSEVADALAAAEQIELTPEHWEILELLRGFYQEFQLSPATRPLIKYTALKLGPDKGNSLHLNRLFKGTPAKLAAKLAGLPKPTNCL
- a CDS encoding glycosyl transferase family protein, encoding MTDFAPLTTETPAEHPFAQFVRILGKGKRGARSLTREEAREAMGMLLDDKVEDTQLGAFLMLLRHKEESPEELAGFTEALRERLQAPPIKVDLDWPSYAGKKRHLPWFLLAAKCLAQNGVRILLHGGGAHTAGRLYTEQLLEQLHIPLCRDWQAVGKALDLGNLAFIPLGDWAPQLQRMIDLRNTLGLRSPIHSLARILNPLGARCGLQSIFHPGYQAVHRDASGLLGDNVIVIKGDGGEIEINPDSASHLYGSTGGVSWDEEWPALSEQRHVKPAALDPEHLKAVWRGEVQDSYPQLALIATMALALRGLGMPREQAFEQAQQYWDARNRSI
- a CDS encoding glutathione S-transferase family protein; amino-acid sequence: MGLLIEGRWHDQWYESSKDGAFQREQAQRRNWVTADGKPGPSGEGGFRAEAGRYHLYVSLACPWAHRTLILRKLKGLESLVDVSVVSWLMLEQGWTFDRAQGSSGDKLDHLDFLHQRYTADTRDYTGRVTVPVLWDTQQKRIVSNESAEIIRMFNSAFDDLSGNGLDFYPEPLRREIDELNARIYPTVNNGVYRAGFATSQQAYEAAFDDLFAELDWLEQCLGGQRYLAGEYLTEADIRLFTTLIRFDAVYYGHFKCNLRRIADYPNLSNWLRELYQWPGIAETVDFTHIKGHYYASHRTINPTGIVPKGPAQDFDATHDRERLGGRGVWRKN
- the cysG gene encoding siroheme synthase CysG, which gives rise to MEFLPLFHNLRGSRVLVVGGGEIALRKSRLLADAGALLRVVAPEVEPQLRELVTASGGECRLRGYVEADLDGCVLIIAATDDEPLNAQVSADAHRRCVPVNVADAPALCSVIFPAIVDRSPLVIAVSSGGDAPVLARLIRAKLETWIPSTYGQLAGLAARFRNQVKGLFPDVQQRRAFWEDVFQGPIADRQLAGQGEEAERLLQAKIAGEAPHAPGEVYLVGAGPGDPDLLTFRALRLMQQADVVLYDRLVAPAILELCRRDAERVYVGKRRADHALPQEQINQQLVDLAKQGKRVLRLKGGDPFIFGRGGEEIEELAAQGIPFQVVPGITAASGCAAYAGIPLTHRDYAQSVRFVTGHLKDGTTDLPWADLVAPAQTLVFYMGLVGLPVICEQLIQHGRSADTPAALIQQGTTSNQRVFTGTLADLPKLVAEHEVHAPTLVIVGEVVQLREKLAWFEGAQSQV
- the serS gene encoding serine--tRNA ligase, whose protein sequence is MLDSKLLRSNLQDVADRLASRGFALDVARIEALEEQRKTVQTRTEQLQAERNARSKSIGQAKQRGEDIAPLMADVERMAGELAAGKVELDAIQTELDAILQGIPNLPHESVPVGDDEDGNVEVRRWGTPTAFDFPILDHVALGEKHGWLDFETAAKLSGARFALLRGPIARLHRALAQFMINLHTSEHGYEEAYTPYLVQAPALVGTGQLPKFEEDLFKISRENEADLYLIPTAEVSLTNIVAGEILDSKQLPIKFVAHTPCFRSEAGSSGRDTRGMIRQHQFDKVEMVQIVEPSTSMEALEGLTANAEKVLQLLELPYRTLALCTGDMGFSAVKTYDLEVWIPSQDKYREISSCSNCGDFQARRMQARFRNPETGKPELVHTLNGSGLAVGRTLVAVLENYQQADGSIRVPEVLKPYMGGLEVIG